A portion of the Pangasianodon hypophthalmus isolate fPanHyp1 chromosome 20, fPanHyp1.pri, whole genome shotgun sequence genome contains these proteins:
- the LOC113537837 gene encoding taste receptor type 1 member 3: protein MAGQAKLLILCCLLSSALGANPLWFQNISTNLFRSPGDILLGGLFPINQLTSNLTKRVEPDDIHCKRVDQYGLALALVMKYTIDEINATPNLLPNVKLGFENYDDCGQSAIIMKPTLRFFTTAISDEVDVMCNYTEYMTRVHAVIGPYSSEMAAVIGQLVSFFLMPQVSYRATSDGFSDKLTYPSFMRTAPSDSWQAMAMVQLLQEFGWNWVAVIGSDETYGKQGQQQVSQNAASGGICVAYEGLIPVYEDPVPMILEILDGIVEAKVGVVVVFASSTASTAFFKEVIRRNMTGVWLASTAWAVYSSIVTLPGIQTIGTVLGFTDMTQPIDLLSPYVKELFKKMEQERVQMQITLPDPDVSPLENPCPGCWNLSPANVSIVETELVRRTAFSVYSAVYSVAQALHDMLGCDITGCARHPKTENIYPWQLLPWVRKVSLSLNGTQISFDTEGNPSIGYDLLAWVFQNNTMSFKNIGTFVRNLTVDKKQIKWHTTNNTVPTSRCSSDCLSGQVRIVKGFYSCCFDCSDCLEGTYQNRTDDIQCTKCPPRQWSKFRSTSCVFPTYEYLAWSSFESVALILAGLLLLSCQAAMGILFFQHRGTPLLKALGGPLCGLGLMSLMGSCISLVLYLGQPNDGICRIQILLYVMFPTVALSTILAISMQIVYVCEFPEKAPEKMESLQGLGSWSLVLACCGVQSGFVGWFIIEGPSLTKWVDSLEVNFVTRFLPCPVEPILNFGLMLGFNGLLALICFMCTFMAPKPVRQYNFARDITIASLIYCVIWVIFIPIYAGLGDKDKTIAQVVFTLISNTALTVAYYLPKCHLLVKEPDLNKNEYFASILEGIPPIPPEEPPQDKNKQDNKKDNKEDNKEEDKIEDKEESKEESKEENKEDNN from the exons ATGGCCGGACAGGCGAAGCTGCTGATTCTGTGCTGCCTACTTAGTTCTGCTCTTGGGGCAAATCCACTGTGGTTCCAGAACATCTCCACAAATCTCTTCAGGTCTCCTGGAGATATTCTACTTGGGGGACTTTTTCCCATCAACCAACTGACCAGCAACCTGACCAAGAGAGTGGAACCGGACGATATTCACTGCAAAAG GGTTGATCAGTATGGCCTTGCACTGGCACTAGTGATGAAGTATACAATAGACGAAATCAACGCTACGCCCAACCTTCTTCCTAATGTGAAGCTGGGCTTCGAGAACTATGATGACTGCGGACAGTCCGCCATCATTATGAAGCCCACACTGCGTTTCTTCACCACAGCCATCTCAGACGAAGTGGACGTCATGTGTAACTACACTGAGTACATGACCAGAGTTCACGCAGTCATTGGCCCATACAGCTCTGAGATGGCGGCTGTCATTGGCCAGCTGGTGAGCTTTTTCTTGATGCCACAG GTCAGCTACAGAGCCACCAGTGATGGGTTCAGTGACAAGCTGACGTACCCGTCGTTCATGCGCACTGCCCCCAGTGACAGCTGGCAGGCCATGGCCATGGTGCAGCTGCTGCAGGAGTTCGGATGGAACTGGGTGGCAGTGATCGGCAGTGATGAGACTTACGGCAAACAGGGTCAACAGCAGGTGTCCCAGAACGCTGCTAGTGGGGGAATTTGTGTAGCATACGAAGGACTGATACCAGTCTACGAAGACCCGGTGCCCATGATATTGGAGATCCTGGATGGCATAGTGGAGGCCAAAGTGGGCGTGGTGGTGGTGTTCGCATCCTCCACAGCAAGCACCGCCTTCTTCAAAGAG GTAATCAGGAGGAACATGACGGGAGTCTGGCTAGCTAGCACAGCGTGGGCTGTATACAGCAGCATCGTCACCCTGCCTGGCATTCAGACCATTGGCACCGTGCTGGGCTTCACCGACATGACCCAACCCATCGACCTGCTCAGCCCGTACGTAAAGGAGCTTTTCAAGAAGATGGAGCAAGAGAGAGTCCAAATGCAAATCACACTGCCAGATCCTGACGTCTCCCCTCTGGAGAACCCGTGTCCAGGCTGCTGGAATCTTTCTCCTGCAAACGTCAGCATCGTCGAAACAGAGCTGGTGCGGCGCACTGCCTTCAGTGTCTACTCCGCTGTCTACAGCGTGGCCCAGGCCCTGCACGACATGCTCGGCTGCGACATAACCGGATGCGCCAGACATCCCAAGACGGAAAATATCTATCCCTGGCAG tTGTTGCCATGGGTACGAAAGGTTTCTCTATCCCTGAATGGAACACAAATCAGCTTTGACACAGAAGGAAACCCGAGTATCGGCTATGATTTGTTAGCATGGGTCTTTCAGAACAACACTATGAGCTTCAAAAACATTGGGACCTTCGTCCGGAACCTGACGGTTGATAAGAAACAGATAAAATGGCACACAACAAATAATACG GTCCCTACGTCTAGATGCTCCTCAGACTGTCTATCGGGACAAGTGCGCATAGTTAAAGGATTTTATTCCTGCTGCTTTGACTGCAGTGACTGTTTAGAGGGAACCTATCAAAACAGAACAG ACGATATCCAATGCACCAAATGTCCTCCACGCCAGTGGTCCAAGTTCCGCAGTACCAGCTGCGTCTTCCCCACCTATGAATACCTGGCTTGGTCATCTTTTGAATCGGTAGCTCTGATCCTGGCTGGACTTCTGCTGCTGTCCTGTCAGGCAGCAATGGGCATCCTGTTCTTCCAGCACAGAGGGACTCCGCTCCTGAAAGCATTGGGAGGACCTCTGTGTGGCTTGGGCCTGATGAGTCTGATGGGAAGCTGTATTAGTCTGGTGCTGTACCTGGGTCAGCCGAATGATGGCATTTGCCGTATACAGATCCTTCTGTATGTCATGTTCCCCACTGTGGCCTTGTCCACCATCCTGGCTATCTCCATGCAG ATTGTTTATGTATGCGAGTTCCCTGAAAAAGCTCCAGAGAAAATGGAGAGCCTGCAAGGCCTTGGCAGCTGGAGTCTGGTGCTAGCGTGTTGTGGTGTTCAGTCAGGGTTCGTTGGCTGGTTTATCATTGAAGGGCCTTCGCTCACCAAGTGGGTAGACAGTCTGGAAGTGAATTTTGTGACGAGGTTCCTGCCCTGCCCTGTCGAGCCCATACTGAACTTTGGTCTCATGCTGGGTTTCAACGGCCTGCTGGCCTTGATCTGCTTCATGTGCACCTTCATGGCGCCAAAGCCGGTCAGGCAGTATAACTTTGCTAGAGACATTACCATCGCCAGCCTGATCTACTGTGTAATATGGGTCATATTTATTCCAATCTATGCTGGCCTGGGTGACAAAGACAAGACGATCGCTCAAGTAGTGTTCACTTTGATTAGCAATACAGCACTCACGGTCGCTTATTACCTTCCAAAGTGTCATCTCCTGGTCAAGGAGCCAGATCTCAACAAAAACGAATATTTCGCCTCAATCTTAGAGGGAATCCCACCGATACCGCCTGAGGAGCCACCACAAGATAAAAATAAGCaagataataaaaaagataataaagagGACAATAAAGAGGAAGATAAAATTGAGGATAAAGAGGAAAGTAAAGAGGAGAGTAAGGAGGAAAATAAAGAGGATAACAACTAA